In the Malania oleifera isolate guangnan ecotype guangnan chromosome 1, ASM2987363v1, whole genome shotgun sequence genome, one interval contains:
- the LOC131166418 gene encoding probable UDP-arabinopyranose mutase 2, with product MDTACPRNTGGIFHFEPVAHFFGRSTRADSSAFPRATASFSSYKHTLSCSSPFSFPPIPTQTQAPLSLSLMATPTPLLKDELDIVIPTIRNLDFLEMWRPFFEPYHLIIVQDGDPSKSIKVPDGFDYELYNRNDINRILGPKASCISFKDSACRCFGYMVSKKKYIFTIDDDCFVAKDPSGKEINALAQHIQNLLAPATPFFFNTLYDPFRDGADFVRGYPFSLREGVPTAVSHGLWLNIPDYDAPTQLVKPLERNTRYVDAVLTIPKGTLFPMCGMNLAFDRDLIGPAMYFGLMGDGQPIGRYDDMWAGWCTKVICDHLGLGIKTGLPYIWHSKASNPFVNLKKEYNGIFWQEEIIPFFQSAILPKDCTTVQKCYVELAKQVKDKLGKVDPYFVKLSDAMVTWIDAWDELNPAGGSAAKLPNGTAK from the exons ATGGACACAGCGTGCCCCAGAAACACCGGCGGCATTTTTCATTTTGAACCAGTCGCTCACTTCTTCGGACGCTCTACCCGTGCCGACTCCTCCGCCTTCCCACGTGCCACCGCGTCCTTCTCCTCTTATAAACACACGCTCTCTTGCTCCTCTCCATTCTCATTCCCACCCATTCCAACGCAAACACaagcacctctctctctctctctaatggcTACTCCGACGCCTCTCTTGAAGGATGAGCTCGACATCGTGATCCCCACGATTCGAAACCTGGATTTCTTGGAGATGTGGAGGCCCTTCTTCGAGCCGTACCATCTGATCATCGTCCAGGACGGTGACCCGTCGAAGAGCATCAAGGTTCCTGACGGCTTCGACTACGAGCTCTACAATCGCAACGACATCAACAGGATTCTGGGTCCCAAGGCCTCCTGTATCTCCTTCAAGGACTCCGCCTGCCGTTGCTTTGGCTACATGGTCTCTAAGAAGAAGTACATCTTCACCATTGACGATGACTGCTTC GTTGCTAAAGATCCATCTGGCAAAGAGATCAATGCGCTTGCGCAGCACATCCAGAATCTTCTTGCCCCAGCAACTCCCTTCTTCTTCAACACCCTTTATGACCCATTCCGAGATGGTGCAGACTTCGTCCGTGGATACCCTTTCAGCCTCCGTGAGGGTGTCCCAACTGCTGTGTCTCATGGCCTCTGGCTCAACATACCAGACTATGACGCACCTACACAGCTTGTGAAGCCTCTTGAGAGGAACACAAG GTATGTAGAtgcagttttgaccattccaaaGGGTACCCTTTTCCCCATGTGTGGAATGAATCTGGCATTTGACCGTGACCTGATTGGCCCTGCCATGTATTTCGGACTCATGGGCGATGGTCAGCCAATCGGACGCTACGATGATATGTGGGCTGGCTGGTGCACAAAG GTGATATGTGACCATTTGGGACTGGGAATTAAGACGGGGCTTCCCTACATCTGGCACAGCAAAGCGAGCAACCCGTTCGTGAACCTGAAGAAAGAGTACAACGGCATCTTCTGGCAAGAAGAGATCATCCCATTCTTCCAATCAGCGATCCTTCCCAAGGACTGCACCACCGTTCAGAAATGCTATGTTGAACTCGCCAAGCAGGTCAAGGACAAGCTCGGGAAGGTCGACCCTTACTTTGTTAAGCTTTCAGATGCCATGGTCACATGGATCGACGCATGGGATGAGCTCAACCCAGCTGGAGGTTCTGCAGCAAAACTGCCCAATGGCACTGCCAAATAG